A window from Theobroma cacao cultivar B97-61/B2 chromosome 3, Criollo_cocoa_genome_V2, whole genome shotgun sequence encodes these proteins:
- the LOC18606340 gene encoding uncharacterized protein LOC18606340, producing MGDFSIQISTNLINRLTEDDEKLKKRTKKTKTRVPREPRRPQAKIDQKQISEDSEKQQGTTGTGWPVPPPLFLPVNQPPYPASAELDAIRSVVKESESVVEKLRKQEENMVQEVTQKAKDLHEKEFKLPDPKPMPCLVENNAWMACYKQNASDLTKCAPLAQNFADCARRVRQLAKSAEK from the coding sequence ATGGGTGATTTTTCAATCCAGATTAGTACCAACCTTATCAACCGACTCACTGAAGATGATGAGAAGTTGAAGAAAAggacaaagaaaactaaaaccaGAGTGCCACGAGAGCCTCGACGGCCACAAGCTAAGATAGATCAGAAGCAAATATCTGAAGATTCTGAAAAACAGCAAGGGACTACAGGCACAGGATGGCCAGTTCCGCCTCCCTTATTTCTGCCTGTAAACCAACCTCCTTACCCTGCAAGTGCAGAGTTAGATGCAATTCGATCTGTTGTTAAAGAGAGTGAGAGTGTTGTAGAAAAGTTGCGGAAGCAGGAGGAGAACATGGTACAGGAAGTGACACAAAAAGCGAAGGATCTGCATGAAAAGGAGTTCAAGCTTCCAGACCCTAAGCCTATGCCTTGTTTGGTTGAGAATAATGCTTGGATGGCATGCTACAAGCAGAATGCTAGTGATCTTACTAAATGTGCTCCTCTGGCACAAAATTTTGCAGACTGTGCTCGCAGAGTTAGG